A genomic window from Nocardioides sp. BP30 includes:
- a CDS encoding precorrin 6A synthase translates to MSASTVRVIGFGMGPQHVTPEAADALRSCDYVLAAAKGAEDPLLAIRRAVCEQYGAELVAVPDPERDRDAATTTATAGYDRAVRAWHTARVESYRAVLEERGGTAGFLVWGDPALYDSTIRVVEQLGLPFDVIPGISAPQLLAARHRMVLHEVGRPVHLTTARRLREDIAAGQRNLVVMLGSAPDLEGLEDWQVWYGANLGAPGEQLAAGRLGDVGEASLRVAREHARAIDGWVMDLYLLRGPR, encoded by the coding sequence ATGAGCGCTTCGACCGTGCGGGTCATCGGCTTCGGGATGGGTCCGCAGCACGTCACGCCGGAGGCGGCCGACGCGCTGCGGTCCTGCGACTACGTCCTCGCCGCCGCCAAGGGTGCCGAGGACCCGCTGCTGGCGATCAGGCGGGCCGTGTGCGAGCAGTACGGCGCCGAGCTCGTCGCCGTACCCGATCCCGAGCGCGACCGCGACGCCGCGACCACCACCGCGACCGCCGGCTACGACAGGGCGGTGCGGGCCTGGCACACCGCCCGGGTGGAGTCCTACCGGGCGGTGCTGGAGGAGCGCGGCGGCACCGCCGGCTTCCTGGTGTGGGGCGACCCCGCGCTCTACGACTCGACGATCCGGGTCGTGGAGCAGCTCGGCCTCCCCTTCGACGTGATCCCCGGGATCAGTGCGCCCCAGCTGCTCGCCGCCCGGCACAGGATGGTCCTGCACGAGGTCGGCCGGCCGGTGCACCTCACCACCGCCCGCCGGCTGCGCGAGGACATCGCGGCCGGCCAGCGGAACCTGGTCGTGATGCTCGGCTCGGCACCGGATCTGGAGGGGCTGGAGGACTGGCAGGTCTGGTACGGCGCCAACCTCGGCGCGCCCGGCGAGCAGCTCGCGGCCGGACGCCTCGGCGATGTCGGCGAGGCCTCGCTGCGGGTCGCCCGGGAGCACGCCCGCGCTATCGACGGCTGGGTGATGGACCTCTACCTCCTGCGGGGCCCGCGATGA
- a CDS encoding 2'-5' RNA ligase family protein produces the protein MSTEIPAGHSVLAFPVPELDAWVRDRTRHYDASFVSADPAFVHAHITVLGPWLASPGPDDLGRVAEVLAETEPIDVTLGAVHAFPDGLLHLRPVPEDPIRDLTARLTQEFPDHPPYGGAYPDPTPHLTLDQVSTGSAAGDPVTAHTVSQRLGETLPVTVRLDRLDLQWWANHDCRLLHSWWLGEQPEQPEQAS, from the coding sequence ATGAGCACCGAGATCCCGGCGGGGCACAGCGTGCTCGCCTTCCCGGTCCCGGAGCTGGACGCCTGGGTGCGCGACCGGACGCGGCACTACGACGCGTCCTTCGTCTCCGCCGACCCGGCCTTCGTGCACGCCCACATCACCGTGCTCGGGCCGTGGCTGGCCTCGCCGGGGCCGGACGACCTGGGCCGGGTGGCCGAGGTGCTGGCCGAAACCGAGCCGATCGACGTCACCCTCGGCGCGGTGCACGCCTTCCCCGACGGGTTGCTCCACCTGCGGCCGGTGCCCGAGGACCCGATCCGGGACCTCACCGCCAGGCTGACGCAGGAGTTCCCCGACCACCCGCCGTACGGCGGGGCCTATCCCGACCCCACCCCGCACCTCACGCTCGACCAGGTCTCGACCGGGTCGGCCGCCGGGGATCCGGTCACCGCCCACACGGTCAGCCAACGGCTGGGCGAGACCCTCCCGGTGACGGTCCGGCTCGATCGTCTCGACCTGCAGTGGTGGGCCAACCACGACTGCCGCCTGCTGCACTCCTGGTGGCTCGGCGAGCAGCCCGAGCAGCCGGAGCAGGCGTCATGA
- the argS gene encoding arginine--tRNA ligase produces the protein MTPEQLSTAIVDVLTTLSEDGALALPDGVPTSVTVERPRQKGHGDYATNVAMQLARRAVIGGAATNPRALAELIATGLKAVDGVADVEIAGPGFLNITVEAGAQGVLAAQIVAAGAGYGHTDTLQGQRINVEFISANPTGPLHLGHTRWAVLGDAIGRVLSAAGAEVTREFYINDRGVQMNHFADSIIAAATGQPKPEDGYAGAYINDLATAVGDAVPGIFELTDGYGVEERRTAVRAKGYELQLQEQQDQLSFFNTHFDVWFSELSLHDSGDGSGGVPDTLKRLKELGHVYEEGGALWMRTTDFGDDKDRVLIKSDGELTYFASDTAYYLNKRARGFDRCLYLLGADHHGYVGRLKAMAACVGDDPAQTLDVLIGQLVKILRDGAELKLSKRAGTIVTLHELAEEIGVDALRYSLARYPADSPLTLDVAEITKASNDNPVYYVQYAHARTCRMVANATDLGMVLPTGDDFDPSQLSHERDGELLRALADFPRVVASAAELREPHRVARYLEDTASTFNKWYDTKECRMLPQGDEPVGPANLARLVLVVATQTVIRNGLGLLGVTAPERM, from the coding sequence GTGACCCCTGAACAGCTCTCCACCGCGATCGTCGACGTCCTGACGACGCTGTCGGAAGATGGCGCGCTCGCCCTTCCCGACGGCGTCCCGACCAGCGTGACGGTGGAGCGACCCCGGCAGAAGGGTCACGGTGACTACGCCACCAACGTGGCGATGCAGCTGGCACGGCGCGCCGTGATCGGGGGCGCTGCCACGAACCCACGCGCGCTGGCCGAGCTGATCGCGACCGGTCTCAAGGCCGTCGACGGGGTGGCCGACGTGGAGATCGCGGGTCCGGGCTTCCTCAACATCACCGTCGAGGCCGGTGCGCAGGGCGTGCTCGCGGCCCAGATCGTCGCGGCCGGCGCCGGTTACGGCCACACCGACACGCTGCAGGGCCAGCGGATCAACGTCGAGTTCATCTCGGCCAACCCGACCGGCCCGCTCCACCTCGGCCACACCCGCTGGGCAGTGCTCGGCGACGCGATCGGCCGGGTGCTCTCGGCCGCCGGCGCGGAGGTCACCCGCGAGTTCTACATCAACGACCGCGGCGTGCAGATGAACCACTTCGCGGACTCGATCATCGCGGCGGCGACCGGTCAGCCCAAGCCGGAGGACGGGTACGCCGGGGCCTACATCAACGACCTGGCCACGGCGGTCGGCGACGCCGTCCCCGGGATCTTCGAGCTGACCGACGGCTACGGCGTGGAGGAGCGCCGCACCGCGGTGCGGGCCAAGGGCTACGAGCTCCAGCTCCAGGAGCAGCAGGACCAGCTCTCCTTCTTCAACACCCACTTCGACGTGTGGTTCTCCGAGCTGTCGCTGCACGACAGCGGCGACGGGTCGGGCGGCGTACCCGACACGCTCAAGAGGCTCAAGGAGCTCGGCCACGTCTACGAGGAGGGCGGCGCGCTCTGGATGCGCACCACCGACTTCGGCGACGACAAGGACCGCGTCCTGATCAAGTCCGACGGCGAGCTGACCTACTTCGCCTCCGACACCGCCTACTACCTCAACAAGCGCGCCCGCGGCTTCGACAGGTGTCTCTACCTGCTCGGCGCCGACCACCACGGCTACGTCGGCCGGCTCAAGGCGATGGCCGCCTGCGTAGGCGACGACCCGGCGCAGACCCTCGACGTCCTGATCGGGCAGCTGGTCAAGATCCTGCGCGACGGCGCCGAGCTCAAGCTCTCCAAGCGGGCCGGGACGATCGTGACGCTGCACGAGCTGGCCGAGGAGATCGGCGTCGACGCGCTGCGCTACTCGCTGGCGCGCTATCCCGCCGACAGCCCGCTGACGCTCGACGTCGCCGAGATCACCAAGGCGTCCAACGACAACCCGGTCTACTACGTCCAGTACGCCCACGCCCGCACCTGCCGGATGGTGGCCAACGCCACCGACCTCGGCATGGTGCTGCCGACCGGGGACGACTTCGACCCGAGCCAGCTCTCGCACGAGCGTGACGGCGAGCTGCTGCGCGCGCTGGCGGACTTCCCGCGCGTGGTCGCCAGCGCGGCCGAGCTGCGCGAGCCGCACCGCGTCGCCCGCTACCTCGAGGACACCGCCTCGACGTTCAACAAGTGGTACGACACCAAGGAGTGCCGGATGCTGCCGCAGGGCGACGAGCCGGTCGGCCCGGCGAACCTCGCCCGGCTGGTGCTCGTGGTGGCGACCCAGACCGTCATCCGCAACGGCCTGGGCCTGCTCGGCGTCACCGCGCCGGAGCGGATGTGA
- a CDS encoding putative bifunctional diguanylate cyclase/phosphodiesterase: MPTSSARAAQVREWSYHLLILALGIVAVVAAVAEVARGGGVGTHFVAAAVIGVPLIVVIARFPMVLDAGASGIEVGFDSSVLMFLLCTMESAQAVIVWSAGVLATQALSGKRAAARVFNIGVGIVGGALATVVYGAIIDGTTIESPRGLLAVALAAVTYFVTDYVLSAVAITLSSGSPLRSTLVQTGTVPAIACFVPLDSLGYLAAVVARATPSWTLILFGIPLVTLLIATRAVTRGRENARRLTVLFGAAGRAQSLADRQAVAEALARDAAELLQMKDVQIRSAAPAEGEIGVEVQLGEETAWVVARAAHRARATVTGDQQALRALAAVASDAMARIDLIDEMLHLARHDPLTDLPNRAILLDRVTQALERARESNTQTALLFLDLDGFKPVNDRFGHGAGDLVLVDIAGRLRDCVREGDTVARLGGDEFAVLVEDVDPLGVPAMCQRILAAVEEGTVVGGQAIRLGVSVGVAFDRGHDTAASLLRNADLAMYEAKAGGKGRCVEYQPAMGRARVDRLELIDDLRGAVEADQIEVVYQPVVQVATGRVVGAEALARWNRAGVPVPPDTFIGIAEETGLIIALGEAVLRRVGTDAAALLVTEGEPFSLSVNISAAQLRSPGFIDTVRSAARATAGMYLILEITERQGVDLTGEVLAVMRAIADLGVRFAIDDFGVGFSSISYLHELPARVIKADAALSANIDQDDRARGLLRSVMEMGRTLGFHVVIEGIERASQLDIICEDAPYSMVQGYLLHRPMPLADLVALLRSESALEQPQV, from the coding sequence ATGCCGACCTCATCCGCACGCGCCGCGCAGGTGCGCGAGTGGTCCTACCACCTGCTGATCCTGGCCCTGGGCATCGTCGCCGTCGTGGCGGCGGTCGCCGAGGTCGCGCGGGGCGGCGGTGTCGGGACGCACTTCGTCGCGGCGGCGGTGATCGGCGTCCCGCTGATCGTGGTCATCGCCCGCTTCCCGATGGTGCTCGATGCGGGGGCCTCCGGGATCGAGGTCGGCTTCGACTCCTCCGTGCTCATGTTCCTGCTCTGCACGATGGAGAGCGCCCAGGCGGTGATCGTGTGGAGCGCCGGCGTGCTGGCGACCCAGGCGCTGTCCGGGAAGCGCGCGGCGGCTCGGGTGTTCAACATCGGCGTCGGCATCGTCGGCGGCGCGCTGGCGACGGTCGTGTACGGCGCGATCATCGACGGCACCACCATCGAGTCACCGCGCGGCCTGCTGGCCGTGGCGCTGGCCGCCGTGACCTACTTCGTGACCGACTACGTGCTCTCGGCCGTCGCGATCACCCTCTCCAGCGGCTCCCCGCTCAGGTCGACACTGGTCCAGACCGGCACGGTGCCGGCGATCGCCTGCTTCGTCCCGCTCGACTCGCTCGGCTACCTCGCGGCGGTGGTCGCGCGGGCGACACCGTCGTGGACGCTCATCCTGTTCGGCATCCCGCTCGTCACGCTCCTGATCGCCACCAGGGCGGTGACCCGTGGCCGGGAGAACGCCCGCCGGCTGACGGTGCTCTTCGGGGCCGCGGGCCGGGCGCAGTCGCTGGCCGACCGGCAGGCGGTGGCCGAGGCGCTCGCGCGCGACGCCGCCGAGCTGCTGCAGATGAAGGACGTGCAGATCCGCAGTGCGGCCCCGGCCGAGGGCGAGATCGGGGTGGAGGTGCAGCTGGGGGAGGAGACCGCCTGGGTGGTCGCCCGAGCGGCGCACCGGGCCCGGGCCACCGTCACCGGGGACCAGCAGGCGCTGCGTGCGCTGGCGGCTGTCGCCTCGGACGCCATGGCCCGCATCGATCTCATCGACGAGATGCTGCACCTGGCCCGGCACGACCCGCTGACCGACCTGCCGAACCGTGCCATCCTGCTCGACCGGGTCACCCAGGCGCTCGAACGGGCCCGGGAGTCCAACACCCAGACGGCGCTGCTCTTCTTGGACCTGGACGGCTTCAAACCCGTCAACGACCGGTTCGGCCACGGCGCCGGCGACCTCGTGCTGGTCGACATCGCCGGCCGGTTGCGCGACTGCGTCCGCGAGGGCGACACGGTGGCGCGACTCGGCGGCGACGAGTTCGCGGTGCTGGTCGAGGACGTCGACCCTCTCGGCGTACCGGCGATGTGCCAGCGGATCCTCGCCGCCGTCGAGGAGGGCACGGTGGTCGGCGGTCAGGCGATCCGACTCGGCGTCAGCGTCGGTGTCGCCTTCGACCGCGGTCACGACACCGCCGCCAGCCTGCTGCGCAACGCCGACCTGGCGATGTACGAGGCCAAGGCCGGCGGGAAGGGCCGCTGCGTGGAGTACCAGCCGGCGATGGGCCGGGCACGGGTCGATCGGCTCGAGCTGATCGACGACCTGCGCGGCGCTGTCGAGGCCGACCAGATCGAGGTCGTCTACCAGCCGGTGGTCCAGGTGGCGACCGGGCGGGTCGTCGGCGCGGAGGCGCTCGCCCGATGGAACCGCGCCGGGGTCCCGGTGCCGCCGGACACCTTCATCGGCATCGCCGAGGAGACAGGGCTGATCATCGCGTTGGGCGAGGCGGTGCTGCGCCGGGTCGGCACCGACGCCGCCGCCCTGCTGGTCACCGAGGGCGAGCCGTTCTCGCTGAGCGTCAACATCTCCGCCGCCCAGCTGCGCAGCCCGGGCTTCATCGACACCGTCCGCTCCGCGGCCCGGGCCACGGCCGGGATGTACCTGATCCTGGAGATCACCGAACGGCAGGGCGTCGACCTCACCGGCGAGGTCCTCGCCGTGATGCGCGCGATCGCCGACCTCGGGGTGAGGTTCGCGATCGACGACTTCGGGGTCGGCTTCTCCTCGATCAGCTACCTGCACGAGCTCCCGGCGCGGGTGATCAAGGCCGATGCGGCGCTCTCGGCGAACATCGACCAGGACGACCGTGCCCGCGGACTCCTGCGCTCGGTGATGGAGATGGGCCGGACGCTGGGCTTCCACGTGGTGATCGAGGGCATCGAGCGCGCCTCACAGCTCGACATCATCTGCGAGGACGCGCCGTACAGCATGGTCCAGGGCTACCTGCTGCACCGGCCGATGCCGCTGGCGGACCTGGTGGCGCTGCTCCGATCGGAGTCGGCCCTCGAGCAGCCGCAGGTCTGA
- a CDS encoding cobyric acid synthase translates to MSRPHGLLVAGTTSDAGKSVVTTGLCRAFARRGVKVAPYKAQNMSNNSMVVRSGDGYAEIGRAQWVQALAAGATPEPAMNPVLLKPGSDRRSHVVLMGRPAGAVSAADWVHGRRHLARSAHEAFDDLATRYDVIVAEGAGSPAEINLRAGDYVNMGLARHADLPTIVVGDIDRGGVFAALLGTVALLSPADQALVAGFVMNKFRGDLGLLAPGLEMLARATGRPTFGVLPWDPSLWLDSEDALDLDGRRADGAVTAASTRRVAVVRLPRISNFTDVDALGLEPELDVVFASSPRDLADADLVVLPGTRATISDLAWLRARGLDRAVVAHAEAGRPVLGICGGCQMLGRSISDPEGVEGVEGAAVKGLGLLDLTTAFEAEKTLRLHDPAGYEIHHGRISGETASGAVSGTMVHGRLEDDDFRAGYLRAALGVASRASFPAAREARLDLLSDLVEQHLDVDGLLELAMKGAPAGLPVLPPGDVL, encoded by the coding sequence ATGAGCCGGCCGCACGGCCTGCTGGTCGCGGGCACGACCTCCGATGCCGGCAAGTCGGTCGTCACCACCGGGCTGTGCCGCGCGTTCGCCCGGCGGGGTGTGAAGGTGGCGCCCTACAAGGCCCAGAACATGTCGAACAACTCGATGGTCGTGCGGTCCGGGGACGGGTACGCCGAGATCGGGCGCGCGCAGTGGGTGCAGGCGCTGGCCGCCGGGGCGACGCCCGAGCCGGCGATGAACCCGGTGCTGCTCAAGCCGGGCAGCGACCGACGCAGCCACGTCGTCCTCATGGGCCGGCCCGCCGGTGCCGTCTCCGCCGCCGACTGGGTGCACGGCCGGCGTCACCTCGCCCGCTCGGCGCACGAGGCCTTCGACGACCTGGCCACGCGCTACGACGTCATCGTCGCGGAGGGCGCGGGCAGTCCCGCCGAGATCAACCTGCGCGCCGGCGACTACGTGAACATGGGGCTGGCACGCCATGCGGACCTGCCGACGATCGTGGTCGGCGACATCGACCGGGGCGGCGTCTTCGCCGCGCTGTTGGGGACCGTGGCGCTGCTCTCGCCCGCCGACCAGGCCCTGGTCGCCGGGTTCGTGATGAACAAGTTCCGCGGCGACCTCGGGCTGCTGGCACCGGGGCTGGAGATGCTGGCCCGGGCGACCGGGCGACCCACCTTCGGCGTACTCCCCTGGGATCCGTCGCTGTGGCTGGACTCGGAGGACGCGCTCGACCTGGACGGCAGGCGGGCGGACGGTGCGGTGACGGCCGCCTCGACCCGGCGGGTGGCGGTGGTCCGGCTCCCCCGGATCAGCAACTTCACCGATGTCGACGCGCTCGGCCTCGAGCCGGAGCTCGACGTCGTCTTCGCCTCCTCGCCACGGGACCTGGCCGACGCCGATCTGGTGGTGCTTCCCGGCACCCGGGCCACCATCAGCGACCTGGCCTGGCTGCGCGCTCGGGGGCTGGATCGGGCCGTGGTCGCCCACGCCGAGGCGGGGCGGCCCGTGCTCGGCATCTGTGGCGGATGCCAGATGCTGGGCCGATCGATCAGCGACCCCGAGGGTGTGGAAGGCGTTGAGGGTGCCGCGGTGAAGGGCCTGGGCCTGCTCGACCTGACGACCGCCTTCGAGGCGGAGAAGACGCTGCGGCTGCACGACCCGGCCGGCTACGAGATCCACCACGGCCGGATCAGCGGCGAGACCGCGTCCGGTGCTGTCAGCGGCACGATGGTGCACGGTCGGCTCGAGGACGACGACTTCCGCGCCGGCTACCTGCGCGCCGCCCTCGGCGTCGCCTCGCGGGCGTCGTTCCCCGCCGCCCGCGAGGCGCGGCTGGACCTGCTCAGCGACCTGGTCGAACAGCACCTCGACGTCGACGGCCTGCTCGAGCTGGCGATGAAGGGTGCCCCGGCGGGACTGCCCGTGCTGCCGCCCGGAGACGTGCTGTGA
- the cobN gene encoding cobaltochelatase subunit CobN, producing the protein MPSPALNATPSPRIALLSTSDTDLLSARGSGAAYAWANPARSSDADLTALTEGAALVVVRHLGSPHDLWPGVAQVRAAGTPVVVLGGEVTPSAELMELSTVPVGLAAQAHRYLAEGGPVNLGQLHAFLSDTVLLTGEGFEPPMSVPVWGYAERPDSPERPLPRIGVLYYRAHEVSGNAGFAHALADAVDATGTAVGVPIFASSLRSAPEELYDAFATLDALVVTVLAAGGSTPAAASAGGEDEAWDVARIAALDIPVLQGLCLTSSRAEWADSDDGVTPLDSATQIAIPEFDGRIITVPFSFKEIDEQGLPRYVADPERCARVARIAVRHARLRHLPNAEKRLALVLSAYPTKHARIGNAVGLDTPVSAVRLLRRLRAEGYDVGDGFGVLDLADDTEAGDALIHALIAAGGQDEEWLTDLQLTEAHVRVSAEDYRSWTADLAPALRTAMTEQWGPAPGSLFVNDRDELVLATLQAGNVVIMIQPPRGFGENPVAIYHDPDLAPTHHYLAAYRWLAAPIEQHGFGADAVVHLGKHGSLEWLPGKNAALSAACGTDAVLGDLPLIYPFLVNDPGEGAQAKRRAHAVLVDHLVPPMARAEAYGDIARLEQLLDEYGNIAAMDPAKLPAIRGEIWTLMKAAELHRDLGLDERPEDEEFDDFILHVDGWLCEIKDAQIRDGLHVLGAAPSGAARVNLVLAVLRAAQVWGGVGNAVPGLRTALGLAAEAGAVETDAFEAQARELVEAMEKADWDPAAVAALHESPEVGAVLTFAATQVVPRLARTTDELDAVLHALEGGFVRPGPSGSPLRGLVNVLPTGRNFYTVDPRAVPSRLAWQTGQAMADSLLQRYLEETGEYPASVGLSVWGTSAMRTSGDDVAEVLALLGVRPVWDEASRRVSELEVIPLEELGRPRVDVTVRISGFFRDAFPHVVAMLDDAVRLVIDLEEPAESNFVRAHARADLAEHGDARRASTRIFGSKPGSYGAGILQAVESGSWRDDQDLAEVYTVWGGFAYGRGLDGAPAAEDMRANYRRIKVAAKNVDSLEHDIADSDDYFQYHGGMVATVRALTGSDPKAYVGDSTRPDAIRTRTLAEETARVFRARVVNPRWIGAMQRHGYKGAFELAATVDYLFGFDATAGVVHDWMYEKLAQSYVLDETNQEFLKRSNPWALRGIVERLHEAAERGLWQEPDPDVMAQLQQVYLEVEGDLEDR; encoded by the coding sequence GTGCCGTCCCCTGCGCTGAACGCGACGCCGTCCCCCCGGATCGCGCTGCTCTCCACGTCCGACACCGATCTGCTCTCCGCCCGCGGCAGCGGCGCGGCCTACGCGTGGGCGAACCCCGCTCGCAGCAGCGACGCCGACCTGACGGCGCTCACCGAGGGCGCGGCGCTGGTCGTCGTACGTCATCTCGGCTCCCCGCACGACCTGTGGCCGGGTGTCGCGCAGGTGCGGGCGGCGGGCACGCCGGTGGTGGTGCTCGGCGGCGAGGTCACGCCCAGCGCCGAGCTGATGGAGCTCTCCACCGTGCCGGTCGGCCTCGCGGCGCAGGCCCATCGCTACCTCGCCGAGGGCGGCCCGGTGAACCTCGGCCAGCTGCACGCCTTCCTGAGCGACACCGTCCTGCTGACGGGTGAGGGCTTCGAGCCCCCGATGAGCGTGCCGGTCTGGGGCTACGCCGAGCGTCCGGACTCCCCGGAGCGTCCGCTCCCGCGCATCGGGGTGCTCTACTACCGCGCCCACGAGGTGAGCGGCAACGCCGGCTTCGCCCATGCGCTGGCCGATGCCGTCGACGCCACCGGGACCGCCGTCGGCGTCCCGATCTTCGCCAGCTCGCTGCGCAGCGCACCCGAGGAGCTGTACGACGCGTTCGCCACCCTCGACGCGCTGGTCGTGACGGTGCTCGCGGCCGGTGGCAGCACCCCGGCCGCAGCGAGCGCCGGCGGCGAGGACGAGGCCTGGGACGTCGCCCGGATCGCCGCCCTCGACATCCCGGTGCTGCAGGGGCTGTGCCTGACGAGCAGCCGCGCCGAGTGGGCGGACTCCGACGACGGCGTCACGCCGCTGGACTCCGCCACCCAGATCGCCATCCCGGAGTTCGACGGCCGGATCATCACCGTGCCGTTCTCGTTCAAGGAGATCGACGAGCAGGGCCTGCCGCGCTACGTCGCCGACCCCGAGCGCTGTGCCCGTGTCGCCAGGATCGCGGTGCGCCACGCGCGACTGCGGCACCTCCCCAACGCCGAGAAGCGGCTGGCCCTGGTGCTCTCGGCGTACCCGACCAAGCACGCGCGGATCGGCAACGCCGTCGGGCTCGACACCCCCGTCTCCGCGGTCCGGCTGCTGCGCCGGCTGCGCGCGGAGGGGTACGACGTCGGCGACGGCTTCGGCGTGCTCGACCTGGCCGACGACACCGAGGCGGGCGATGCGCTGATCCATGCCCTGATCGCTGCCGGCGGGCAGGACGAGGAGTGGCTCACCGACCTGCAGCTGACCGAGGCGCACGTGCGGGTCAGCGCCGAGGACTACCGCAGCTGGACAGCTGATCTCGCCCCCGCCCTGCGGACGGCGATGACCGAGCAGTGGGGCCCGGCGCCCGGATCGCTGTTCGTCAACGACCGTGACGAGCTCGTGCTGGCGACGCTGCAGGCCGGCAACGTGGTCATCATGATCCAGCCGCCGCGCGGCTTCGGCGAGAACCCGGTCGCGATCTACCACGACCCCGACCTGGCGCCGACCCACCACTACCTGGCCGCCTACCGCTGGCTCGCCGCGCCGATCGAGCAGCACGGCTTCGGGGCCGACGCGGTCGTGCACCTGGGCAAACACGGCTCGCTGGAGTGGCTGCCGGGCAAGAACGCCGCCCTCTCGGCCGCCTGCGGCACCGACGCGGTGCTCGGCGACCTGCCGCTGATCTACCCGTTCCTGGTCAACGACCCCGGCGAGGGGGCTCAGGCCAAGCGCCGCGCGCACGCCGTCCTGGTCGATCACCTCGTCCCGCCGATGGCCCGCGCGGAGGCGTACGGCGACATCGCCCGCCTCGAGCAGCTGCTCGACGAGTACGGCAACATCGCCGCGATGGACCCGGCCAAGCTGCCGGCGATCCGCGGCGAGATCTGGACGCTGATGAAGGCCGCCGAGCTCCATCGCGACCTCGGCCTGGACGAGCGGCCCGAGGACGAGGAGTTCGACGACTTCATCCTGCACGTCGACGGCTGGCTGTGCGAGATCAAGGACGCCCAGATCCGCGACGGTCTGCACGTGCTCGGCGCGGCCCCGTCCGGCGCTGCGCGGGTCAACCTCGTGCTCGCCGTCCTGCGGGCGGCCCAGGTGTGGGGCGGTGTCGGGAACGCGGTGCCGGGGTTGCGTACGGCGCTGGGTCTGGCAGCGGAGGCCGGTGCCGTGGAGACCGACGCGTTCGAGGCGCAGGCCCGCGAGCTGGTCGAGGCGATGGAGAAGGCCGACTGGGACCCCGCCGCGGTCGCCGCCTTGCACGAGTCACCGGAGGTGGGCGCGGTGCTGACCTTCGCCGCCACCCAGGTCGTCCCGCGGCTGGCCCGCACGACCGATGAGCTCGACGCCGTGCTGCACGCCCTCGAGGGCGGCTTCGTCCGGCCCGGACCGTCCGGCTCGCCGCTGCGCGGGCTGGTCAACGTGCTGCCGACCGGGCGCAACTTCTACACCGTCGACCCGCGGGCCGTTCCGAGCCGGCTGGCCTGGCAGACCGGCCAGGCGATGGCCGACTCGCTGCTGCAGCGCTACCTGGAGGAGACCGGCGAGTACCCCGCCAGCGTCGGCCTCTCCGTCTGGGGCACCAGCGCCATGCGGACCAGCGGCGACGACGTGGCCGAGGTGCTCGCGCTCCTCGGCGTACGTCCGGTCTGGGACGAGGCGTCGCGCCGGGTCAGCGAGCTCGAGGTGATCCCGCTCGAGGAGCTCGGCCGGCCCCGCGTCGACGTGACGGTCCGGATCTCCGGCTTCTTCCGCGACGCCTTCCCGCACGTGGTCGCGATGCTGGACGACGCGGTGCGGCTGGTGATCGACCTCGAGGAGCCGGCGGAGTCCAACTTCGTCCGCGCCCACGCCCGCGCGGACCTGGCCGAGCACGGCGACGCCCGCCGGGCGAGCACCCGGATCTTCGGCTCCAAGCCGGGCTCGTACGGCGCCGGCATCCTCCAGGCCGTCGAGTCCGGCTCGTGGCGCGACGACCAGGACCTGGCCGAGGTCTACACGGTGTGGGGCGGCTTCGCCTACGGCCGCGGCCTGGACGGCGCCCCGGCGGCCGAGGACATGCGGGCCAACTACCGCCGGATCAAGGTCGCGGCCAAGAACGTCGACTCACTCGAGCACGACATCGCCGACTCCGACGACTACTTCCAGTACCACGGCGGCATGGTCGCCACGGTGCGGGCGCTGACCGGCAGCGACCCGAAGGCGTACGTCGGCGACTCCACCCGACCCGACGCGATCCGCACCCGCACCCTGGCCGAGGAGACCGCCCGCGTCTTCCGGGCGCGGGTGGTGAACCCGCGCTGGATCGGCGCGATGCAGCGTCACGGCTACAAGGGCGCCTTCGAGCTCGCGGCGACCGTCGACTACCTGTTCGGCTTCGACGCCACCGCCGGCGTGGTGCACGACTGGATGTACGAGAAGCTGGCGCAGTCCTACGTGCTCGACGAGACCAACCAGGAGTTCCTCAAGCGGTCCAACCCGTGGGCGCTGCGCGGCATCGTCGAGCGGCTGCACGAGGCGGCCGAGCGCGGGCTGTGGCAGGAGCCGGACCCGGACGTGATGGCTCAGCTGCAGCAGGTCTACCTCGAGGTCGAGGGAGACCTGGAGGACCGATGA